A DNA window from Flavisolibacter ginsenosidimutans contains the following coding sequences:
- a CDS encoding diflavin oxidoreductase — translation MLGNAKIRLVNELVADLSRDEIIWLNGYLTGLLGRPPQTLPVEGLSNPQPSPVEESNKNVESPHSEERSADGLSTGKVGTGRITLAYGTETGNAKKLAIALAGKAKKSGVQVKLVSLDQYKPADLLKEELFFVVISTQGEGEPPVGAKKFYDALFAGGLALPNLKYAVLGLGDAAYPLFCKTGEDVNAQLQKLGGNRLAPLQKCDVDYEEDADKWFDTVLNTVKSADAPKEVVAAKPSTAAVPAAPKVKGKRYYEGKILTNINLNGRGSKKQTFHIEIGVNEVVEYEPGDSLAIVPQNRKAVVEEIIKLTGIDRNLVLATEKHNGTVEELLTKELNVCYLLTSTIKSYAEITGQQIPDTRMDFKDLLRIYPVKDAAQGAEVIKLLKSIAPRLYSISSSPSVHEGELHLTVGKHSFLLEDNQHFGLCSEFMGEIEVGTVFRFYIHKNRAFKLPAPEKDIVMIGPGIGIAPYRSFVAERDAQGATGRSWLFFGEQHFATDFLYQTEWQSYLATGSLTKMNVAFSRDGEERIYVEHKMLQHAKELFEWIEGGASVYLCGEKGPLHEKVESALKQIIKEGKNISEEEAAKYFAELKKAGRYEKEVF, via the coding sequence ATGTTAGGGAACGCAAAAATTAGGCTTGTAAACGAGTTGGTGGCAGATTTGTCCCGCGATGAAATCATTTGGCTGAACGGTTATTTGACGGGCTTGTTGGGACGGCCTCCCCAAACCCTTCCGGTGGAGGGGCTTTCCAACCCACAGCCCTCGCCTGTTGAAGAATCGAATAAAAATGTTGAGTCCCCGCACAGCGAGGAGCGCAGCGCGGATGGCCTTTCCACCGGGAAGGTTGGGACGGGCCGCATCACTCTTGCATACGGTACCGAAACCGGCAACGCAAAAAAGCTCGCAATTGCACTTGCAGGTAAAGCAAAGAAAAGCGGCGTGCAAGTAAAGCTTGTTTCACTTGATCAATACAAACCAGCAGATCTTTTAAAAGAAGAATTGTTCTTTGTTGTCATCAGCACGCAAGGCGAAGGCGAGCCACCGGTTGGCGCAAAAAAGTTTTACGATGCTTTGTTTGCCGGCGGCCTTGCGTTGCCCAATTTAAAATACGCCGTACTGGGATTGGGCGATGCGGCTTACCCACTGTTTTGCAAAACCGGTGAAGACGTGAATGCGCAGTTGCAAAAGTTGGGCGGTAATCGTTTGGCCCCTTTGCAAAAATGCGACGTGGATTACGAAGAAGATGCGGACAAATGGTTTGACACTGTTCTGAATACGGTTAAATCTGCAGATGCGCCAAAAGAAGTGGTTGCCGCAAAGCCTTCAACGGCAGCAGTACCGGCCGCGCCAAAAGTAAAAGGCAAAAGATATTACGAAGGGAAAATTCTCACCAACATAAACCTGAACGGCCGCGGCTCTAAAAAGCAAACCTTTCACATTGAGATTGGTGTGAACGAAGTCGTGGAATACGAACCCGGTGATTCACTCGCCATTGTTCCGCAAAACAGGAAAGCAGTTGTTGAAGAAATCATTAAGCTAACGGGCATTGACCGCAACCTTGTGCTTGCAACCGAAAAGCACAACGGCACGGTAGAAGAGTTGTTGACAAAAGAATTGAACGTTTGCTACCTGCTAACGTCAACCATAAAAAGCTATGCGGAAATAACGGGTCAGCAGATTCCCGACACCCGCATGGATTTCAAAGACCTGTTGCGCATTTACCCGGTGAAAGATGCCGCGCAAGGCGCAGAAGTGATAAAGTTGCTCAAGTCAATTGCACCGCGATTGTACTCCATTTCTTCGTCACCATCGGTGCACGAAGGTGAACTGCACCTCACGGTTGGCAAGCACAGCTTTTTGTTGGAAGACAACCAACATTTTGGTTTGTGCAGTGAGTTTATGGGCGAGATTGAAGTAGGCACTGTGTTTCGTTTTTACATTCACAAGAACCGTGCGTTCAAGTTGCCCGCTCCCGAAAAAGACATCGTCATGATTGGCCCCGGCATTGGCATTGCGCCATACCGTTCCTTCGTTGCCGAACGCGATGCACAAGGTGCTACCGGCCGCAGTTGGTTGTTCTTCGGCGAGCAACATTTTGCTACGGACTTTCTTTATCAAACCGAATGGCAATCATATTTAGCAACAGGCTCGCTTACAAAAATGAACGTAGCGTTTAGTCGCGATGGTGAAGAGAGAATTTATGTAGAGCACAAGATGCTGCAACACGCAAAAGAATTGTTCGAATGGATTGAAGGCGGCGCAAGCGTTTACTTGTGCGGCGAGAAAGGCCCGTTGCACGAAAAGGTTGAAAGCGCTTTGAAGCAAATTATCAAAGAAGGCAAAAACATTTCAGAAGAAGAAGCTGCAAAATATTTCGCAGAGTTGAAAAAGGCTGGGCGTTACGAGAAGGAGGTGTTTTAA
- the cobA gene encoding uroporphyrinogen-III C-methyltransferase yields MKGKVILIGAGPGDPELLTIKAYRILQTADVVLADRLVSPEILRAYVSPQAEIVYVGKQCRRGASTPQQTINELMVSYAGEGKLVVRLKGGDVSIFSNVLDELETLVQHQIPYELVPGITAALGAAAYTGIPLTARNHSTAVRFLTAYKSDVVTEAYWKELAQTEDTLVFYMSSETLDNVVAKLVENRIDAAKELAVIEQATTPYQKVYTSSLYDYETTLKNKVFFSPTLVIIGKVVGLHKGFGWKAEESQTAEYFKALYERTAAKIEILGLTA; encoded by the coding sequence ATGAAAGGCAAAGTGATTCTCATAGGAGCCGGACCGGGCGACCCGGAACTGCTTACCATCAAGGCTTATCGGATCCTGCAAACCGCCGACGTAGTGTTAGCCGACCGACTGGTCAGCCCTGAGATTTTGCGGGCCTATGTTTCGCCGCAGGCGGAGATTGTTTACGTGGGCAAGCAATGCAGAAGAGGCGCTTCCACCCCGCAACAAACTATTAATGAATTGATGGTGAGTTATGCTGGCGAAGGAAAGCTTGTGGTTCGTTTGAAAGGCGGTGATGTTTCCATTTTCTCTAACGTATTGGACGAATTGGAAACACTCGTGCAGCATCAAATTCCTTATGAGCTTGTGCCCGGCATTACCGCTGCCTTGGGTGCCGCGGCTTACACCGGTATTCCGCTTACAGCACGCAATCATTCCACAGCGGTTCGTTTTTTAACGGCGTATAAATCGGATGTGGTAACGGAAGCTTATTGGAAAGAGTTGGCGCAAACCGAAGACACGCTTGTGTTTTACATGTCGTCGGAAACGCTGGACAACGTAGTAGCAAAGCTTGTTGAAAATAGAATTGACGCGGCAAAAGAATTGGCCGTGATTGAACAAGCTACAACACCTTACCAAAAAGTTTACACCAGCAGTTTGTACGATTACGAAACAACCTTGAAGAATAAAGTTTTCTTTTCTCCGACGCTTGTGATTATTGGAAAAGTGGTGGGTTTGCACAAAGGCTTTGGTTGGAAGGCCGAAGAATCGCAAACGGCGGAATACTTTAAAGCACTGTACGAAAGAACGGCAGCAAAAATTGAAATTCTTGGCTTAACAGCATAA
- the cysK gene encoding cysteine synthase A, translated as MKANSILETIGNTPHVRLKKLFPDHEVWIKLERSNPGASIKDRIALSMIEDAEQKGILKKDSVIIEPTSGNTGIGLALVAAVKGYKLILVMPESMSIERRRLMSLYGAEFVLSAREKGMKGAVEKAQELAKETPNAWIPQQFDNEANVEIHRKTTAQEIINDFKESGLDYVITGVGTGGHITAIAEVVKKAIPGLKVFAVEPALSPILSGGAPGPHPLQGLGANFIPSILNREVLDGVITAEKDEAFDYAQRLAKEEGILAGISTGAAVAAVAKKLPEIPKGAKVLTFNYDTGERYLSIEGLFQ; from the coding sequence ATGAAAGCGAACAGCATTTTAGAAACGATAGGCAATACACCGCACGTACGGTTAAAAAAACTTTTCCCCGACCACGAAGTATGGATTAAGCTCGAACGCTCCAATCCTGGCGCCAGCATAAAAGACCGCATCGCACTGTCAATGATTGAGGACGCCGAGCAAAAAGGAATTCTGAAAAAAGACAGCGTCATTATTGAACCAACTTCTGGCAACACCGGCATTGGACTGGCGCTTGTTGCAGCAGTAAAAGGATACAAACTTATTTTGGTAATGCCCGAAAGCATGAGCATTGAACGCCGCCGTTTAATGTCGTTGTACGGCGCTGAGTTTGTTTTGTCGGCACGTGAGAAAGGGATGAAAGGAGCCGTTGAAAAAGCACAGGAGTTGGCGAAAGAAACACCAAACGCATGGATACCACAACAGTTCGATAACGAAGCCAATGTGGAAATTCACCGCAAAACAACCGCACAGGAAATCATCAACGATTTTAAGGAAAGCGGACTGGATTATGTCATTACCGGTGTGGGCACGGGCGGACACATAACCGCGATTGCGGAAGTGGTTAAGAAAGCCATTCCGGGACTAAAAGTGTTTGCTGTTGAGCCGGCACTTTCACCAATCCTCAGTGGCGGGGCACCGGGCCCGCATCCCTTGCAAGGACTGGGTGCCAATTTCATTCCTTCCATCTTAAACCGTGAAGTATTGGACGGTGTGATTACAGCGGAAAAAGACGAGGCATTCGATTACGCACAACGCCTTGCAAAAGAAGAGGGAATTCTTGCCGGCATTTCAACCGGCGCGGCCGTTGCGGCCGTGGCAAAAAAACTTCCTGAAATTCCAAAAGGCGCAAAGGTTCTAACCTTCAACTACGATACCGGCGAACGCTATCTATCCATTGAAGGATTGTTTCAATAA
- the epsC gene encoding serine O-acetyltransferase EpsC gives MNEANFLYELTESRSELSQRFPDKHTAETFVGDAFHFLFVAGGKKMNYVQTEAEYKRLKSNLALLLAETSKNEAEVETIANTFFAELPHLYKILLQDAQAILDFDPAAQSIAEVVVAYPGFFATVVYRLSHQLWKQGVKLLPRLFTEFAHSKTGIDIHPGARIGTAFAIDHGTGIVVGETTVIGSNVKLYQGVTLGALNVAKELARSKRHPTIEDEVVIYSGATILGGETVIGKGSIIGGNVWLTYSVPSNSVVYHKSEIKIKDKNPFPEPINFII, from the coding sequence ATGAACGAAGCAAATTTTTTGTACGAATTAACGGAGAGCCGGAGCGAACTTTCGCAACGCTTTCCGGACAAGCATACCGCTGAAACCTTCGTTGGCGATGCGTTTCACTTTCTTTTTGTGGCCGGTGGAAAGAAAATGAATTATGTTCAAACGGAAGCCGAGTACAAACGGTTAAAAAGCAACCTTGCTTTGCTGCTGGCAGAAACCAGCAAGAACGAAGCAGAAGTAGAAACGATTGCCAACACTTTCTTCGCTGAGTTGCCGCATCTCTATAAAATTCTTTTGCAAGACGCGCAAGCCATTCTCGACTTCGACCCCGCAGCGCAAAGCATTGCCGAAGTGGTGGTTGCTTATCCCGGTTTTTTTGCTACGGTTGTTTATCGCTTGTCGCACCAGTTGTGGAAGCAAGGCGTAAAGCTTTTGCCACGATTGTTTACTGAATTCGCACACAGCAAAACAGGCATCGACATTCACCCGGGAGCAAGAATCGGAACTGCCTTTGCCATTGACCACGGAACTGGAATCGTCGTAGGTGAAACAACGGTGATCGGCAGCAACGTAAAGCTTTATCAGGGTGTAACTCTTGGTGCACTAAACGTTGCCAAGGAATTGGCCAGAAGCAAACGTCATCCAACCATTGAAGACGAAGTGGTGATTTATTCCGGCGCCACGATCCTCGGCGGTGAAACCGTCATTGGCAAAGGAAGCATCATCGGCGGCAACGTTTGGCTCACGTACAGCGTGCCGTCAAATTCGGTTGTGTACCACAAGAGCGAAATAAAAATCAAAGACAAAAACCCATTCCCAGAACCAATCAATTTTATCATCTAA